In Fluviispira sanaruensis, a genomic segment contains:
- a CDS encoding ATP synthase F0 subunit C: MKSKFALMTVAATTALLTTLPALAEEAATSGMSTGTGLKLIGAGLAIGLAVVGAGQGQGTAARGALESIGRNPQAYNKIFTPFLLAMALIEFQAILGLIIAFLILGK, translated from the coding sequence ATGAAAAGCAAATTTGCTTTAATGACTGTAGCTGCGACAACGGCACTTTTAACAACACTACCAGCTTTAGCTGAAGAAGCTGCAACTTCTGGAATGTCTACTGGAACAGGCCTTAAATTAATCGGTGCAGGACTTGCAATTGGTCTAGCTGTTGTTGGTGCTGGTCAAGGTCAAGGTACTGCTGCAAGAGGCGCTCTCGAAAGTATTGGGCGTAACCCACAAGCTTATAATAAAATATTCACACCATTCCTTCTTGCAATGGCGCTTATTGAATTCCAAGCAATCTTAGGCTTAATTATTGCATTCCTTATTCTTGGTAAATAA
- a CDS encoding 4-hydroxyphenylpyruvate dioxygenase family protein: protein MQKNHKSIGLVGYHSVQFFTRELEKTVNWHKEKFGFIEMAKSSPEWEKRNGMRSIVLNGAGKLGWIFTEPIEKASSAGRYLSMHPDGAAFLNFRVKNLKHTAEFLVDKKAPFLYDIETHKSKNDGYWNETAIATAIDDVGFRFIEEKNYDQFAPGFIWTNKDAKDQPNSLGLDLGIDHVTCNARSMHSLTEFYRHCLGFEQYWGIEFHTAHHTTEHSTGSGLESIVMWDKESGIKFATNQPLAPYFHNSQIEIYIEDNRGSGIQHLALGTKNIIHAVSQIKERNAVFLDASDKYYQQLPERMHKMKLKKINEPMDVVQKNNILLDGADGKYLLQIFMKEQSIQFNEKEYGPFFYEIIQRQGDESFGEGNFKALFDSIEKQQVADQRQEMRDRSDSLA from the coding sequence ATGCAAAAGAATCACAAATCTATAGGTCTCGTAGGCTATCACTCAGTTCAATTCTTTACACGCGAACTTGAAAAAACAGTCAATTGGCATAAAGAAAAATTTGGTTTTATTGAAATGGCGAAATCTTCTCCAGAATGGGAAAAAAGGAATGGTATGCGCTCTATTGTTTTAAATGGAGCAGGAAAACTAGGTTGGATATTTACAGAGCCAATTGAAAAAGCGTCTTCTGCTGGTAGATATTTAAGTATGCATCCGGATGGGGCTGCTTTTTTAAACTTTAGAGTTAAAAATTTAAAACACACAGCTGAGTTTTTAGTGGATAAAAAAGCTCCTTTTCTCTATGATATTGAAACGCATAAATCGAAAAATGACGGTTACTGGAATGAAACCGCAATTGCAACTGCAATTGATGATGTTGGTTTCCGTTTTATCGAAGAAAAGAATTACGATCAATTTGCCCCAGGTTTTATTTGGACAAACAAAGATGCCAAAGATCAACCAAATTCACTTGGTCTCGATCTTGGAATTGATCACGTGACTTGCAATGCGCGCTCTATGCACTCTCTAACTGAATTTTACAGACACTGTCTTGGCTTTGAGCAGTATTGGGGAATAGAATTCCACACAGCCCATCATACAACGGAGCACAGCACAGGTTCTGGTCTAGAGAGTATTGTGATGTGGGATAAAGAGAGCGGAATCAAGTTTGCAACGAATCAACCTCTTGCCCCTTATTTCCATAATTCACAGATTGAAATTTATATTGAGGACAATCGGGGCTCAGGTATTCAACATCTTGCACTTGGCACTAAAAATATAATTCATGCTGTGAGTCAGATCAAAGAAAGAAATGCTGTTTTTCTAGATGCATCAGATAAATATTATCAACAACTCCCAGAACGTATGCATAAAATGAAATTGAAAAAAATCAACGAGCCAATGGATGTAGTGCAAAAAAATAATATTCTTCTTGATGGTGCAGATGGAAAATATTTATTACAAATATTCATGAAAGAACAAAGCATTCAGTTTAATGAAAAAGAATATGGTCCTTTTTTCTATGAAATTATTCAAAGACAAGGTGATGAAAGCTTTGGAGAAGGCAACTTTAAAGCTCTTTTTGACAGCATTGAAAAGCAACAGGTAGCTGATCAGAGACAGGAAATGCGAGATAGAAGCGACTCCCTCGCTTAA
- the atpB gene encoding F0F1 ATP synthase subunit A, with translation MKRKIIAILGFLSLAIMPAAHADSSGVQVVNWYHEILVRFFSLFSNENSANLIALKAEHWSPVFASAFAVLLLAAIAYISGFARMKPEQMSDEEILPPKKFGLIAFFEIGWSVVSSTLESTIGEKEWMRFVGVLGGTFFVLIVSNLSGVLPGFSPATSSMSFTFAAAMAIFVYFNYYGLKEAGFSYIKHLAGPVLWMAPLMFLIELISLLSRPLSLSLRIFGNISGDHFVFAIFSGLMKDFYIPFIPIPAIFLGFGTFVACLQAFIFMTLSAVYIKLALESKAHH, from the coding sequence ATGAAACGTAAAATTATTGCTATATTAGGTTTTTTATCACTTGCTATTATGCCTGCAGCTCATGCAGATTCTTCGGGAGTCCAGGTTGTGAATTGGTATCATGAAATTTTAGTTAGATTCTTTTCTCTCTTTAGTAATGAAAATTCTGCAAATTTGATTGCCCTAAAAGCAGAGCACTGGTCTCCCGTTTTTGCGTCTGCCTTTGCAGTGCTTCTTTTAGCAGCGATAGCCTATATATCTGGTTTTGCCCGCATGAAGCCAGAACAAATGAGTGATGAAGAAATTCTTCCTCCAAAGAAATTTGGTTTGATCGCGTTTTTTGAAATAGGCTGGTCTGTTGTGTCTTCGACTCTCGAATCTACAATAGGTGAAAAAGAATGGATGCGCTTTGTAGGCGTGTTAGGTGGAACATTTTTTGTATTAATTGTTTCTAACTTGTCTGGTGTTTTACCTGGATTTTCTCCTGCTACATCAAGCATGTCTTTCACTTTTGCTGCAGCAATGGCAATTTTTGTATATTTCAATTATTATGGTCTGAAAGAAGCTGGTTTCAGTTATATTAAACATTTAGCTGGTCCTGTATTATGGATGGCTCCTCTTATGTTTTTAATTGAATTAATTAGTCTTTTATCGCGTCCTCTTTCGTTATCTCTTCGTATTTTTGGAAATATTTCTGGAGATCACTTTGTTTTTGCAATATTTTCAGGATTAATGAAAGATTTTTATATTCCATTTATTCCAATTCCTGCAATATTCTTAGGTTTTGGTACTTTCGTGGCATGCCTCCAAGCATTTATTTTTATGACTTTGAGTGCTGTATATATTAAACTTGCACTTGAATCAAAAGCTCATCATTAA
- the gluQRS gene encoding tRNA glutamyl-Q(34) synthetase GluQRS, with amino-acid sequence MTTPKKYIGRFAPSPTGKLHFGSLVTALASYLRARSQAGKWLLRIEDVDTTRIEKGAIHSILATLENYGFQWDDEIIYQSKRSNIYQEYVEILKVKDLIYNCICTRREISKNKKNSLSGESIYSGKCRNFNNPSFLKHSQRIKTFETIISFHDLLRGDLTQNLAEDVGDFIIWRSENFASYQLAVVVDDHLQGITEVVRGSDLYFQTPRQIYLQRCLNFKTPIYAHIPVVMNEFGQKLSKQTKANPIIKENARSNLISALNYLGFDYGVQNIILETTKNNNEILEKAAMYYNLKNNK; translated from the coding sequence ATGACTACACCTAAAAAATATATAGGTCGCTTTGCCCCCTCTCCCACAGGCAAACTTCATTTTGGTTCATTGGTGACTGCATTGGCAAGTTATCTGAGAGCACGCTCCCAAGCTGGAAAATGGTTGCTCAGAATTGAAGACGTAGATACGACTCGGATAGAAAAAGGGGCAATTCACTCCATTTTGGCGACTTTGGAAAATTATGGTTTTCAATGGGATGATGAAATTATCTATCAATCTAAAAGAAGCAACATATATCAAGAATATGTAGAAATTTTAAAGGTAAAAGATTTAATATACAATTGTATTTGTACGAGAAGAGAAATTTCAAAAAATAAAAAAAACTCTTTATCTGGCGAATCTATTTATAGTGGTAAGTGTAGAAATTTTAATAATCCTTCATTTTTAAAGCATTCTCAAAGAATAAAAACTTTTGAAACGATAATTTCTTTCCATGATTTGCTTAGAGGTGATCTAACTCAAAATTTAGCTGAAGATGTTGGTGATTTTATTATATGGAGATCCGAAAACTTTGCTTCTTATCAACTTGCTGTTGTTGTTGATGACCATTTACAAGGAATTACCGAAGTTGTGCGAGGAAGCGATCTATACTTTCAAACTCCGAGACAAATATATTTACAGAGATGTTTAAATTTTAAAACCCCCATTTATGCACATATTCCTGTTGTTATGAATGAGTTTGGACAAAAACTTTCTAAACAAACCAAAGCAAATCCAATTATAAAAGAAAATGCCAGAAGTAATTTAATTTCTGCATTAAATTATCTTGGTTTTGATTATGGAGTTCAAAATATTATTTTAGAGACAACCAAAAATAATAATGAAATCCTTGAAAAGGCTGCAATGTATTATAATTTGAAAAATAATAAATAG